A window of Flammeovirga kamogawensis genomic DNA:
TTAGCATTGAATAACTCTTTATGAGCATCTTCACCATGTTCTGCATCAATTCGCTTCTCTATTTCAGCTTTCAGCTCATAAAAGCCTTTTGTACTTTTAGTTGTCTGACTAAATAAGGTTACAGGCCTTTTAAAATCTACTTTTACTAGGTCATCTATTGATGAAACAATAATACAATTATCTCCAGTCTGACCAGTTAATCCGATAACTTCGGCATGCCCTGGTTTTCCATAAATAATTAATTGCCCTGCTTTAGCATCAGTTTTATCGTATGCATTCTTTACTCTATTTTGTAGTTTTAGAACTACAGGGCAAGACGCATCAATAAGTTCTATATTATTTTCAATGGCCGTTTTATAAGTTGCTGGAGGTTCACCATGAGCACGAATTAAAACTTTACAATCATGTAAATCTGCTAATTGTTCACGATCAATTATTACAAGTCCTTTTTCACGTAAACGCTTAACTTCCATACTATTATGAACAATATCACCTAAGCAATATAACTTACCAGATTCATCCATTTCCTCTTCTGCCATCTGAATGGCAAACTCAACTCCAAAGCAATATCCCGACTTTTGATCAATCGATACTTCCATAATAACTATTC
This region includes:
- a CDS encoding 4-hydroxy-3-methylbut-2-enyl diphosphate reductase, with the protein product MEVSIDQKSGYCFGVEFAIQMAEEEMDESGKLYCLGDIVHNSMEVKRLREKGLVIIDREQLADLHDCKVLIRAHGEPPATYKTAIENNIELIDASCPVVLKLQNRVKNAYDKTDAKAGQLIIYGKPGHAEVIGLTGQTGDNCIIVSSIDDLVKVDFKRPVTLFSQTTKSTKGFYELKAEIEKRIDAEHGEDAHKELFNANDSICRQVSNREPQMVKFSGEMDVIIFVSGKKSSNGKALYNVCLKNNPRSYFVENEKEIDLDWIKPNDKVGISGATSTPMWLMEQVKSYLEESISAITE